A single Desulfovibrio piger DNA region contains:
- a CDS encoding LysE family translocator → MVPLENLLLYIPLAVLLAMLPGPDFALITRISLTEGRGSGQAAACGVALGIMVHTSAAMLGISAVIAQSITLFTLLRYAGAAYLCWMGFHALRAGRQVTAAVVRHGGQEAGAQPVRGLRGRAFRQGFLTNALNPKAVLFFLTMLPQFLDPHAALWPQFLELGGIMAFFCLGWFVLLASLLHRIRRLFVRPAFQAWLHRLTGLIFIGFAFRLALEKL, encoded by the coding sequence ATGGTCCCGCTGGAAAACCTGCTCCTCTATATCCCGCTGGCGGTCCTGCTGGCCATGCTGCCCGGCCCGGATTTCGCCCTCATCACGCGCATCTCCCTCACCGAGGGGCGCGGTTCCGGTCAGGCCGCGGCCTGCGGCGTGGCGCTGGGCATCATGGTCCACACCTCGGCCGCCATGCTGGGCATCAGCGCGGTCATCGCCCAGTCCATCACCCTGTTCACGCTGTTGCGCTATGCCGGGGCCGCCTATCTGTGCTGGATGGGCTTCCATGCCCTGCGGGCCGGGCGCCAGGTCACGGCCGCCGTGGTGCGTCACGGCGGGCAGGAGGCGGGGGCGCAGCCCGTCCGCGGCCTGCGGGGCCGGGCCTTCCGGCAGGGCTTTCTGACCAATGCCCTCAATCCCAAGGCCGTGCTCTTTTTCCTGACCATGCTGCCGCAATTCCTGGACCCGCACGCGGCCCTGTGGCCGCAATTCCTGGAGCTGGGCGGCATCATGGCCTTTTTCTGCCTGGGCTGGTTCGTGCTGCTGGCCAGCCTGCTGCACCGCATCCGCCGCCTGTTCGTCCGGCCCGCTTTCCAGGCCTGGCTGCACCGGCTCACGGGCCTCATCTTCATTGGCTTCGCCTTCCGGCTGGCACTGGAGAAGCTCTAG
- a CDS encoding pyridoxamine kinase, with product MHEIPLQRVAAIHDLSGFGRASLTVVIPILAGMGVQTCPLPTAVLSSQTSGVEGFTFHDLTAEMGPMLDHWQQLGLTFDAVYSGFLGNPHQLEVAARCIGHFLKPGGFALVDPVLGDNGTLDPTQTPEMVEAMRQLIGHAHVITPNLTEAAFLLGEPYRPDIPPDALKEQLRRLAAMGPDRVVITSAPAARPGHCAAVAYDRRQGRFWKMESPYIPAFYPGTGDTFSSVLVGAFLQGDSLPVALERAVRFVTLGIRVTYGYDTRHSDGVLLERTLPALQDRCSIGEYEAF from the coding sequence ATGCACGAGATCCCCCTGCAACGCGTCGCCGCCATCCACGATCTTTCCGGTTTCGGGCGCGCCTCGCTGACCGTGGTCATCCCCATCCTTGCCGGCATGGGCGTCCAGACCTGTCCCCTGCCCACGGCGGTGCTGTCTTCCCAGACATCCGGCGTGGAGGGCTTCACCTTTCATGACCTGACCGCCGAGATGGGCCCCATGCTGGATCACTGGCAGCAGCTGGGCCTGACCTTCGATGCCGTCTATTCCGGCTTTCTGGGCAATCCGCACCAGCTGGAGGTCGCGGCCCGCTGCATCGGCCATTTCCTCAAGCCCGGCGGTTTCGCCCTGGTGGACCCGGTGCTGGGCGACAACGGCACCCTGGACCCCACCCAGACGCCGGAGATGGTGGAGGCCATGCGCCAGCTCATCGGCCACGCCCACGTCATCACGCCCAACCTCACCGAAGCGGCCTTTCTGCTGGGCGAGCCCTACCGGCCGGACATCCCGCCCGACGCCCTCAAGGAGCAGCTGCGACGCCTGGCGGCCATGGGGCCGGACAGGGTGGTCATCACCAGCGCCCCGGCGGCCCGCCCCGGCCATTGCGCGGCCGTGGCCTATGACCGCAGGCAGGGGCGCTTCTGGAAGATGGAGTCGCCCTATATCCCGGCCTTCTATCCCGGCACGGGCGATACCTTCTCCAGCGTGCTGGTGGGGGCGTTCCTCCAGGGGGACAGCCTGCCCGTGGCCCTGGAGCGCGCGGTGCGCTTCGTGACCCTGGGCATCCGCGTCACCTACGGCTACGACACCCGCCACAGCGACGGCGTCTTGCTGGAGCGCACCCTGCCCGCCTTGCAGGACCGCTGCTCCATCGGGGAGTACGAGGCCTTCTAG
- a CDS encoding helix-turn-helix transcriptional regulator produces MATKKLSPQEVADMYGVKTCTLARWRCKKVGPRYAKLGSRVMYDIEDLEDWFASRCVHTRDSAPQLRKR; encoded by the coding sequence ATGGCGACCAAAAAATTATCACCGCAAGAAGTTGCCGACATGTACGGCGTGAAGACATGCACACTGGCCCGCTGGCGCTGTAAAAAAGTTGGCCCGCGCTACGCCAAGCTCGGCAGCCGTGTCATGTACGACATAGAAGACCTTGAAGACTGGTTTGCGTCACGCTGCGTCCATACCAGAGATTCCGCCCCTCAATTGAGGAAGCGATAA
- a CDS encoding DUF6630 family protein: MKKEPERKIPYGKCRKGFYVLAAGAESEGMAAKVAAIREHLECVGPIRSGVYRMLAVFGPDDAAGEPFLRVSGRHFKNGLAGCMPRSPRMPVILEGTRIPGYARPGGWTQAGSGSMGMGMDERPRYERRSGGECVPEECDTYLPCAESLAACFSRSPFFKKQSCIRKRAMHIYYTTRGLRGRPYHSDIINTDLFAFFQGKRLRTIPSAETLRAVNAFPQCDIDMGEDTDSEYVCEKGTFYIPKSICMGEVVNAGWAVDYYFVVRCDDAVELRHVRWDCPWYETVGRDTEVTDPAVIAKMERTLAMLLDANKPRIPKPVPISRPALLTFLTLLGVADAEALADKIHAAATTPAQCAALCEEFGMEEVYTGWHVTLMRLALRDRKRLDWVDWKEAPEEVFASLCCLLPPGAKEHLPPCDDEDAYPEEVLRACSPVLHDRYGLTILLWDTGGDEYVFMVVPSGKVAEAFAAASELGIPLQRVEDLFKQV, encoded by the coding sequence ATGAAGAAGGAGCCAGAACGTAAAATCCCTTACGGTAAATGCCGTAAGGGATTTTACGTTCTGGCCGCGGGGGCGGAATCTGAAGGCATGGCCGCCAAGGTCGCCGCGATCCGCGAACATCTGGAGTGCGTTGGCCCCATCCGTTCCGGCGTGTACCGGATGCTGGCCGTCTTCGGCCCGGATGATGCCGCAGGCGAGCCGTTTTTGCGGGTATCCGGCAGGCACTTCAAAAACGGGCTGGCCGGATGCATGCCGCGCAGCCCACGGATGCCCGTCATTCTTGAGGGGACGCGCATTCCCGGCTATGCTCGGCCAGGCGGGTGGACACAAGCAGGCAGCGGCAGCATGGGCATGGGCATGGACGAGCGGCCTCGCTATGAGCGTCGCTCTGGCGGGGAATGCGTCCCGGAGGAATGCGATACCTATTTGCCGTGTGCAGAGTCCCTTGCTGCCTGTTTTTCAAGATCGCCGTTTTTCAAAAAGCAATCATGCATCAGGAAGAGAGCCATGCATATCTATTATACGACCAGGGGATTGCGAGGCAGGCCCTATCACAGCGACATCATAAATACAGACCTGTTCGCATTTTTTCAGGGAAAAAGATTACGCACCATCCCTTCCGCAGAAACGTTGCGCGCTGTTAACGCCTTTCCCCAATGCGATATCGATATGGGGGAAGACACGGATTCCGAATATGTGTGCGAGAAAGGGACGTTCTATATCCCAAAAAGCATCTGCATGGGGGAAGTCGTCAACGCCGGCTGGGCCGTTGATTATTACTTCGTGGTGCGTTGCGATGATGCGGTGGAACTGCGCCATGTGCGCTGGGACTGTCCGTGGTATGAGACGGTGGGACGGGATACCGAAGTCACTGATCCTGCCGTCATAGCCAAAATGGAGCGCACGCTGGCAATGCTCCTGGATGCGAATAAGCCCAGGATACCGAAGCCTGTGCCCATATCGCGCCCGGCCCTGCTCACGTTCCTTACCTTGCTCGGCGTTGCCGATGCCGAAGCGCTGGCGGACAAGATCCACGCCGCCGCCACGACACCGGCACAGTGCGCCGCGCTCTGTGAGGAATTCGGTATGGAAGAAGTCTACACCGGCTGGCATGTTACGTTGATGCGATTGGCCCTACGGGACCGGAAACGCCTGGACTGGGTGGACTGGAAGGAAGCGCCGGAAGAAGTTTTCGCCTCCCTGTGCTGCCTCTTGCCGCCGGGGGCAAAGGAACACCTGCCCCCCTGCGACGATGAAGACGCGTACCCCGAGGAGGTGCTCCGCGCTTGCAGCCCCGTCTTGCATGACCGCTATGGCCTGACGATCCTGCTGTGGGATACGGGCGGTGATGAATATGTCTTTATGGTCGTACCGAGCGGCAAGGTCGCGGAAGCGTTCGCGGCGGCCTCTGAGCTGGGCATTCCCCTGCAACGTGTCGAGGATCTGTTCAAGCAGGTGTAA
- a CDS encoding DUF927 domain-containing protein → MSADILHSFAECLRAAGLEIEVVQADGLLHRCGTADRPHRRDGAYKAFLDTPASIWWKNWRTGDEGTWTYKPEKELTAAERDALRERIRAIKAHKETEQNRRWQAAAKLAASIWNCSRNAGDDHPYLQRKGVPAIGLRRTKDGRLIIPVLNQSGRIQSLQFILPEQTAEGTDKFFLKGGRTAGGFFSFSTEDRKKDGPLLIAEGYATAISLHLATGYACLVAFNAGNLKAVAVMARERYAKREIILCADNDTETQGNPGKKMASLAAQAVGGKLAVCPVHEGKATDFNDLHRLRSLEAVRAVVEEARKRDDDCPMPEGFFLVKEGRRAGLYKLETRSDGDSQEIRLGPPLLVKGMTRGADGNEWGLMLEWIDPDGNKHAWAMPVEMLFRQGNDWYSILASGGWFGNPSTRSKLAAFLSTVRPLRRIRCVLRTGWHESVYVLPDTVYGVTEEDTVLQSSQHGGLYRTSGTMEGWREIAELCVGNSRLSFALCAAFAGPLLRPAGLEGGGFSFEGGSSSGKTTALQIAASVWGGHEHVRSWRATDNGLEGIAALHNDNVLILDEMGQVNGRVLAECAYMLANGQGKGRSNREGGIRRSQNWRLLFLSSGELGLSDKLAENGLKSRGGQEVRFVGLPVDSSMLTSLHGLPDAGAVANRIKLLASEHYGHAGHDFLQKLTKVETLNAVRAEIGPAMADAVRHLVPEGADGQVRRVAMRFALCGMAGMLALRLGILPEKLDVLNCIEICFRDWLTARGGTGASEDTAILSTVRLFIERHGASRFQDLDTQMSTCINRVGFQRTRNGTTEYLILPESFRAEVVRGYAEARAVRVLREAGWLRTPSKNRLKHQERLPGLGRVRVYIVCLPDDPDEETAPALPD, encoded by the coding sequence ATGAGCGCCGACATTCTGCACAGTTTTGCCGAGTGTCTGCGTGCAGCGGGGCTGGAGATCGAGGTCGTGCAGGCCGACGGCCTCCTGCACCGCTGTGGCACAGCGGACCGGCCCCATCGCAGGGACGGCGCGTACAAGGCGTTTCTGGATACTCCGGCCTCCATCTGGTGGAAAAACTGGCGCACCGGCGATGAAGGTACATGGACATACAAGCCAGAAAAAGAACTGACCGCCGCCGAACGGGATGCCCTGCGTGAACGCATCCGGGCCATCAAAGCGCACAAGGAAACCGAGCAGAACCGCCGCTGGCAGGCCGCCGCCAAACTGGCCGCGAGCATCTGGAACTGTTCCCGAAACGCCGGGGACGACCATCCCTACCTGCAACGGAAGGGAGTCCCGGCCATCGGATTGCGCCGGACAAAAGACGGGCGTCTGATTATCCCTGTTCTGAACCAGTCCGGCAGGATACAAAGTCTGCAATTCATCCTGCCGGAACAAACTGCCGAGGGTACGGACAAGTTCTTTCTCAAGGGAGGACGCACGGCGGGAGGCTTCTTTTCCTTTTCCACCGAAGACAGGAAGAAAGACGGTCCCCTGCTGATTGCCGAGGGGTATGCTACAGCGATCAGTCTTCATCTGGCGACCGGTTATGCATGTCTTGTGGCCTTCAACGCCGGGAATCTGAAAGCCGTGGCCGTCATGGCCAGAGAGAGGTATGCAAAGCGTGAAATCATCCTCTGTGCCGATAACGACACGGAGACACAAGGGAATCCCGGCAAGAAGATGGCCTCTCTGGCGGCTCAGGCCGTGGGCGGCAAGCTGGCCGTCTGCCCGGTTCATGAAGGCAAGGCGACGGACTTCAACGACCTGCACCGGCTGCGTTCTCTTGAGGCTGTCCGGGCCGTTGTGGAAGAAGCGCGAAAGCGGGATGACGACTGCCCCATGCCGGAAGGCTTTTTTCTGGTGAAGGAAGGCAGACGCGCCGGGCTGTACAAGCTGGAGACCAGATCGGACGGAGACAGTCAGGAAATCCGGCTTGGTCCTCCGCTTCTGGTCAAAGGCATGACGCGGGGAGCTGACGGCAACGAATGGGGTCTGATGCTGGAATGGATTGACCCGGATGGCAACAAGCACGCATGGGCCATGCCCGTGGAAATGCTGTTCCGGCAGGGAAACGACTGGTACAGCATACTGGCCTCCGGCGGGTGGTTCGGCAATCCGTCCACCCGGTCGAAGCTGGCGGCATTTCTGTCCACGGTCCGGCCCCTCCGACGGATACGCTGTGTTTTGCGCACGGGCTGGCATGAATCCGTCTACGTGCTTCCCGATACCGTTTACGGCGTAACAGAAGAAGACACCGTGCTGCAATCCTCGCAGCATGGCGGCTTGTACCGTACATCTGGAACGATGGAAGGCTGGCGGGAGATAGCGGAATTGTGCGTCGGCAACTCCCGTCTCAGTTTCGCGTTATGCGCGGCCTTCGCCGGGCCTTTGCTTCGCCCGGCCGGTCTGGAAGGCGGCGGCTTCAGTTTTGAGGGAGGCTCATCCTCCGGCAAGACCACGGCCCTTCAGATCGCCGCCTCCGTCTGGGGCGGTCATGAACATGTCCGAAGCTGGCGGGCTACGGACAACGGGCTTGAAGGCATCGCCGCCCTGCACAACGACAATGTGCTGATTCTGGATGAAATGGGGCAGGTCAACGGACGTGTTCTTGCCGAATGCGCCTACATGCTGGCCAACGGACAGGGCAAAGGCCGCTCGAACCGTGAAGGCGGAATTCGCCGTTCCCAGAACTGGCGTCTGCTCTTTCTCTCCAGCGGCGAACTGGGGCTTTCCGACAAGCTGGCCGAGAACGGTCTGAAATCCAGAGGCGGGCAGGAAGTGCGTTTCGTGGGGCTGCCTGTGGACTCGTCCATGCTCACCAGCCTGCATGGTCTTCCCGATGCCGGAGCCGTGGCCAATCGTATCAAGTTGCTTGCTTCCGAACATTACGGTCATGCGGGGCATGATTTTCTGCAAAAGCTGACGAAGGTCGAAACCCTGAACGCCGTCCGGGCGGAAATCGGCCCGGCAATGGCCGATGCCGTCAGGCATCTTGTCCCCGAAGGCGCTGACGGACAGGTACGACGTGTGGCCATGCGCTTCGCCCTGTGCGGCATGGCCGGAATGCTGGCCCTGCGGCTGGGCATCCTTCCCGAAAAGCTGGACGTATTGAACTGCATCGAAATCTGCTTCCGGGACTGGCTCACGGCAAGAGGCGGAACCGGAGCTTCCGAGGATACCGCCATCCTTTCCACGGTACGGCTGTTCATCGAACGGCACGGCGCAAGCCGCTTTCAGGATTTGGATACGCAAATGTCCACCTGCATCAACCGGGTGGGATTTCAGCGTACTCGCAACGGCACGACCGAGTATCTGATACTTCCGGAGAGTTTTCGGGCCGAAGTCGTCAGGGGATACGCAGAGGCAAGAGCTGTGCGTGTTCTGCGTGAAGCTGGATGGTTACGCACTCCTTCTAAAAACAGACTGAAACATCAGGAAAGGCTTCCTGGTCTAGGGCGCGTGCGTGTCTACATTGTTTGTTTGCCTGATGACCCGGATGAAGAAACTGCTCCTGCCTTGCCTGATTGA
- a CDS encoding RNA-binding domain-containing protein — translation MAFTLQTLREQAAAGEDSTRQFKSRIDNADSLAAEMAAFANANGGVIFIGVQDDGTLSGITSRELHDANQLIGNAASQHVRSPLVVQTQNILLENGNVVIALTVPAGMDKPYFDRKGVIWLKAGADKRRINSKEELRRLFQYTSQFHADELPTKAGINKLDKLLFRDFLKKRYDSDFPDTHAEQLRLLQNLNLAAGDGNLNLAGVLLFAEQPELIFPQFVAKGVRFPGIAVHADSYDDTEDFEGPLSRLFKDALAFVMRNLHKVQGKNGVNSPGTPEIPEQVFEELLVNALVHRDYLVSAPIRIFIFDDRVEIISPGTLPNNLTIANIKAGNSNIRNPILISYAAKGLLPYHGIGSGILRALKAWPDIDFEDDRESSLFKAIVRRTHRPAENTGVLAPELASKTQNLHQKQGLSDATLRDIAPEIAPELFALLEHISANPRITTTELATVLNVSRRTILYRTTMLKKKGILRRIGPSKGGQWEILP, via the coding sequence ATGGCATTCACACTTCAAACGCTCAGGGAACAGGCCGCCGCAGGCGAGGACAGCACACGTCAGTTCAAGTCCCGAATCGACAATGCGGATTCTCTGGCTGCGGAAATGGCCGCCTTCGCCAATGCCAACGGCGGCGTAATTTTTATCGGCGTGCAGGATGATGGAACACTGTCCGGCATAACATCCCGAGAATTGCATGATGCGAACCAGTTGATCGGCAACGCCGCCAGCCAGCATGTCCGCAGCCCGCTTGTGGTGCAGACGCAGAACATTCTTCTTGAAAATGGAAATGTGGTTATCGCCCTGACCGTTCCTGCAGGAATGGACAAACCCTACTTTGACAGGAAAGGCGTTATCTGGCTGAAAGCCGGGGCGGACAAGCGACGTATCAATTCTAAAGAGGAACTGCGCCGTCTTTTTCAGTATACCAGCCAATTCCATGCCGATGAATTGCCCACAAAGGCGGGCATTAACAAACTGGACAAGCTGCTGTTCCGGGATTTTTTGAAAAAGCGGTATGACAGTGACTTCCCGGATACCCACGCAGAACAACTGCGCCTGCTGCAAAATCTGAACCTCGCCGCTGGCGATGGCAATCTCAATCTGGCCGGAGTGCTGCTTTTTGCCGAACAGCCGGAGCTGATTTTTCCGCAGTTCGTGGCAAAAGGCGTCCGCTTTCCGGGAATTGCCGTTCATGCTGACAGCTACGATGACACCGAAGATTTTGAAGGTCCGTTGAGCAGACTTTTCAAGGACGCCCTGGCTTTTGTCATGCGCAACCTGCACAAGGTACAGGGCAAGAATGGCGTCAACTCACCGGGTACGCCGGAAATACCGGAACAGGTTTTTGAGGAACTGCTGGTCAACGCCCTTGTACACAGGGATTATCTTGTCAGCGCGCCCATCCGCATTTTCATTTTTGATGACCGCGTGGAAATCATCAGCCCCGGCACGTTGCCGAACAATCTGACCATAGCCAATATCAAAGCCGGCAATTCCAATATCCGCAACCCTATTCTGATTTCTTACGCCGCCAAGGGGCTTTTGCCCTACCACGGCATCGGCTCCGGCATTCTGCGCGCTCTTAAGGCATGGCCGGATATTGATTTTGAAGACGATCGGGAGAGTTCGCTGTTCAAGGCCATTGTACGCAGAACCCACCGGCCTGCGGAAAACACTGGGGTACTTGCACCAGAACTTGCATCAAAAACACAAAATTTGCACCAGAAACAAGGGCTTTCTGATGCAACTCTGCGCGATATTGCACCGGAAATTGCACCAGAACTTTTTGCGCTCCTTGAGCACATCTCCGCCAATCCGCGCATAACCACAACCGAACTCGCTACTGTTCTAAACGTGAGCCGACGCACGATTCTTTACAGAACAACCATGCTCAAGAAAAAGGGCATCTTGCGCCGCATCGGTCCCAGCAAGGGCGGACAATGGGAGATTCTCCCATGA
- a CDS encoding DUF6981 domain-containing protein, which translates to MKKLFFLLLVACVLSVAVPGMSLSAETRTDTATESGDAEVFVDDSDRFTAFEEELLSRYAGRGIRSVEVAAYAKGIDIIFVAADRKMTRAEFTAMASRSVREFKGRFGIDRAMPVGAVLDYQKDAASDTRTRFVLKLR; encoded by the coding sequence ATGAAGAAGCTCTTTTTCCTGCTCCTGGTCGCGTGCGTCCTTTCCGTTGCCGTGCCCGGCATGTCCCTGTCTGCGGAGACGCGGACGGATACCGCTACGGAGAGCGGCGATGCCGAAGTTTTCGTGGACGACAGTGACCGTTTCACCGCTTTTGAGGAAGAACTGCTGTCCCGTTATGCCGGCAGGGGGATCAGGTCCGTGGAGGTCGCCGCCTATGCCAAGGGCATCGACATCATCTTCGTCGCGGCCGACCGGAAGATGACGCGGGCGGAGTTCACGGCCATGGCTTCCCGCAGCGTCCGGGAATTCAAGGGACGTTTCGGCATCGACCGGGCCATGCCCGTCGGGGCCGTCCTTGACTATCAGAAGGATGCGGCGAGCGATACCCGGACGCGCTTCGTGCTGAAGCTGCGCTAG
- a CDS encoding tyrosine-type recombinase/integrase, which translates to MNHNPRQFMATQKRRYHPKKWAGVYVYETSEMYNGAPDLCFYITFKSGRRLIWEKVGKISEGYGPDVAAEIRADRIKAIRHGEEVKTAKELRREQAEKDKPFAEIADAYFDIKGPTLKGLTTDRNRYLKHLKPLFGKRSVSEITPQMVEELRKSLSERKPATLWNTLELLRRIINFGVKTNRCPNLAFQIEMPVKDNEVIEHLTPEETRRFLDCARTWPARDVGNMLLLAFFTGMRRGEMFKLQDEDVAFDLKLIRLRDPKGRKTLSIGMSSLVEELLQEQMAWRDEHFPGSPYVFPGKTGEMRKDCTAVDRFRKAAGLPPKFRPFHGLRHHFAVSLANSGKFSMDMISEMLTHKNVDFTKKKYAQFLPETLAAASNAAADILSGQR; encoded by the coding sequence ATGAACCACAACCCAAGGCAGTTCATGGCTACCCAAAAACGGCGATACCACCCAAAAAAATGGGCTGGCGTTTATGTGTACGAAACGTCAGAAATGTATAATGGCGCGCCTGACCTGTGTTTCTACATCACGTTTAAATCCGGCCGCCGCCTCATCTGGGAAAAGGTAGGCAAAATTTCCGAAGGATACGGGCCGGACGTGGCGGCGGAAATTCGCGCTGATCGGATAAAGGCCATCAGACATGGCGAAGAAGTCAAAACCGCCAAAGAACTCCGCCGCGAACAGGCGGAGAAAGACAAGCCCTTTGCCGAAATTGCGGATGCATATTTTGACATCAAGGGGCCGACCCTCAAAGGGTTGACCACGGATCGCAACCGTTACCTCAAACACCTCAAACCGCTGTTCGGCAAGCGAAGCGTCTCGGAAATCACGCCCCAGATGGTGGAGGAGCTGCGCAAATCCCTGAGCGAACGCAAACCGGCCACTCTCTGGAATACTCTTGAGCTTCTGCGGCGCATCATCAATTTTGGCGTCAAGACCAACCGCTGCCCCAATCTTGCCTTTCAGATCGAAATGCCCGTTAAGGACAATGAGGTTATTGAGCATCTGACGCCGGAAGAAACTCGCCGCTTTCTGGATTGCGCCCGCACATGGCCAGCCCGCGATGTGGGCAATATGCTCCTGCTGGCCTTTTTTACCGGTATGCGGCGCGGGGAGATGTTCAAACTGCAAGATGAGGACGTGGCCTTTGACCTCAAGCTCATTCGTTTGCGCGATCCCAAGGGCAGAAAAACCCTCTCCATCGGCATGAGTTCCCTGGTGGAAGAACTGTTACAAGAACAAATGGCATGGCGTGACGAACATTTTCCCGGCAGCCCCTATGTTTTCCCCGGCAAAACCGGCGAGATGCGCAAAGACTGCACAGCGGTTGACCGCTTCCGCAAGGCGGCGGGCCTGCCGCCCAAGTTCCGGCCCTTCCACGGGCTGCGGCATCACTTTGCCGTAAGCCTCGCCAACAGCGGCAAATTCAGCATGGACATGATCTCGGAAATGCTGACACACAAAAATGTGGATTTCACCAAAAAGAAGTATGCCCAATTCCTGCCGGAGACCTTGGCCGCTGCCAGCAACGCGGCGGCGGACATTCTCTCCGGCCAACGGTAG